The sequence ttgctttgtggtggccctacccgttgtccagcattgtaagttggtaacattggtgggggtccatcaatgcttctcttctttgttttgggaacagtgggcatgggttggacaggaagtgggttgactggctttgcttgcacagcaatcccattgactctgtgagatgttccctcaccactgacagtttcttcaagacggtcgatattgtcccaggctaaagttgtgaatatgccaggatggatgttagctggaagggcaatgccactccctgatgatgagtttctggagacacagggcagtgttgatctcttccatctgtgaataggacacactgtgaccaagtcggttgaggatgtttatcaactctacatttcctgtcaacgatttgacactgaatggcagaacaatgtgcttggaaggtttggcatttccacatgtcactgcatatactatgtcatggccaaatgactgcagaaggcactgcactctgggatgcatgatcaggatcatttgagcctgtgagtagagagtacaggaagataatgagcgactctggaatggtaggacattctgcttctggtttgacttcaggcggccaggtttgaggaacatcttgacttttaatgtctgctctcaatttgatggctgctttggctataacatcttgtgcactgacaattttcagggtctgcagctcccttttgagagactgattttctttggcaagttccctcatggacaagttatcgggatagaggaggaattttcctttctcatcagggaatatctgcaaggctccagcaaactcactctccaggtttcgccttatgtgcttcttggttgattccttgacttgggcaatgccttgggagctcattgaagctaccagtctagaagagagatcagtcattgtcatcacttgaggatttccaaaaagctccatcctgatgaagaggaacagctcattgtatgccttattcacagcagcttcatactgggctgcagcatcatcatcttcattgctggcaacctctcctttggaaacctcttctttggtgtaaagtctatagcatgacctgtggtagtgcccttcagctgctacaaggtctctactcacaatggcaaggattctgctgtcccttttctttgtggctgcactcctgatctttgcatcagctcgcagttctcgacactgcaccagtacttctctcgtattctgtctcttggaatatttgctgtttttctgacaaaatatgcactctgcatcataagtcctagatgtacttggagcatgtcgagctactctcttagattgtttctcttcagcagagacacaacttttcttttcttttgcaaggaggccatcaagaatttgcttcatagtgaagatactgcgacactttctgtggtagtagattgctggaatctgtccctcaggaatgtcttttgccagtttcaaaactggtgcatgatttcgtatctgagctgccctgagcagagttctccatgagtcgacactttgtagtgaaaccagcttatctgtatcatcagaacagtggataatgcactccacccgtgggcgctttggtattgggtaaaaacttgcttgttcaccagtggccatattcagtcagttttcacctgccacatacaaacaaatacatgtgtatgaacactactaaaacaaagtttactttgcttcaccagcgtcatattaccattatttatcttacatagccacaaatagatacattacctagttgctatgcaacagctgtattttgtccacatgaggccgctaaaatcaacacaagatgaaagttcctcgtagccactttaactaatcatattaacatatacattaaaagaacatgctaacattatgggaaattagcttacaagcttctccagagtgagacaagaagatagataccagtttcctctatatgtgtttagtagaaagctacctggctgcacgttagcctagcttagcacaatgaatggaagtacaaagtactggttatccttgattgttggccaactaagaactgtcccagagtttaagctaggctaatcagtaccaggggtgttgaaatgctatatttgcaaaaatctgggcaaatacacaatcgtgagaggcacagaaacaggtttcctgaaagaaaaatgaaatagctgctcatttggaaaggttatcatgtattattttacttctgttagtgtaccaaataaaatggcaccagtgaagttgtgtcaccttgggtgatatcgatatctggtctgacccatggactaactggctttggtctagttagtttcttagtaataatgcccttctaatttaaggttcacaatcacctcacacaatgaaatagtatgggtatattatacatttcctgaatctttacagtcctgtgagtattccagtttttgtgttttgtgtccctgatattcctagatgccacagggctaaaagaaagtatatagtttaggcgaaaattgcagaaagatgtgtgttattgacgggttgaagagctcaagtgacctctatatttgtgagaaatatccacaacagggcttgaatgaaagctaagaaggtcccctttaaaatgataccaaagacaatattatagaacattgaaaaatgtcctgaccatgaggctaaaccaggatatgcaccaccgtctaaaatgcaatttactttagggggtggttaacttcatgagctgataactgtgatacagctgccactcaggaatggttatcataccaaaatatcatctacagacatggatcctttcaaaaattataagtaagttttgccaccttgagtgtaccgaaataggaaattttgggctctggcccatggactactatgCATGAGCCAGTAACCAGCATACCAACTATCCAGTAATTCCTACAAAAAAGGCATAAAACTGTTCAATGGTGCAGTCCAACAGAGAACTACATCTATCCTTCCTGCTACTTCTTCTAAGAACCAATGCCAAGCAGATGAAGGGGACCGAGTTTAAGCCTTTGTCCCTCTGTTGAACTACTCACATCAGCATGGTGCGCAGCTTGAGGAAGTCGTTGTGTTCTGGGTTCTCCACTTCCACCACACCCCAGGGGTAAAGGCGACCCCTCACCTTCTTCCCCTTAGCCTCAATCTGCTGGTTGGACCCCACCACCGCAAACGGGATGCTAGCCTGGAAGGGAGAGGTTGTTCATGTGAAAGCTATCACAGCTCAATCTTCCGCATATATGATGACAATAAATGGTAAATTGAGAGCAATATCATAAAATGGATTCTTCATAGTTCATCCTTTATAGTTTTAAACTGTGAAGAGTTGACTTATCGTCCCAGATACAATTACCCCTCCCACAGGCAATATAACATCCACATGACTTCCATGATGAGGAATTCTCATCAGAGGTAAAAGAAAACAGTTTAGGGTTTACTTTTAGAATCCTGGTCTGCTCTTTGAAGTCCTCGTCCTCATCTGACTCAGCGTCAGGAAGATGGTAAATCTTGATACCATGTTCATCAATCTCATCCAGAATCTACATAACATGAAAATTACAAGAACCACATACTTAATGGGCTAAAAATAAATGAGTAATAATCTATTATGTTCTTTTTGTGCAACACAGAAAGAACGGTTTCATTTACATGAAACTGTCAGCAAAATTTCTAGTTTTTCTTTTAGAAGATATATCCCTATTCACTGCTAAAGTGGTGaatgtgttttgttatttttttgtttttttggagattAGTTTTGGTCAAGTTCAAGAGCAGATTGTTTTTAATCAAATACATTATCAGGGTACGGTATACATGACACAAGACACATTTGAAGTCCATAACAGGGATGAATCATCAAGTCTGAAACAAACGGAAAGAGATGACAGTGTGTTGTCCCCTCACCCTGCGCTTgagcctctccctctccctgaggGTGAGTGTGTCAGCCTTGGCAATAACGGGAACAACGTTGACTTTGTTGTGGATGGCCTTCATAAACTGGACATCCAGGGGCTTCAGGCTTGGATGGAAAGGTGCCAGATGAATAGACGGAAGGGTGAGAAGTATGacagggttaaagttagaatgtTGGCAGCGGTGGAAATGGGATAAGGGAAAAAGTATTAAATTCAAGACATGCATGGGAAATTGACTGCAACTTTATTCAACTGAAACATGTACATATGTCTGTGTTGGGACTGACCCGTGTCCCAGTGGAGAGATGAAGTAGAAGCAGCAATGAACTCTGTTGTCCACAATGTGTCTGCGGTTTAGTCCACTCTCATCATGGAGGTAGCGCTCAAACTGGTCATCGATATAGCTGATAATAGTGCTGAAACTGGAGGAGAAAATATCACTTTTTAAAAAGTAAACAGTCAAACTGAAAAGCCATCTGGGCTGCAGAGTTGTTTGATAAGTAAAAGGTCCCGTTCTCTGTCCAAAAGGTATTCTGGATTTCATACCAGTCCTGGCTGTTGATGGCATCGCCATATCCTGGAGTGTCGACTACAGTGAGGCGAAGCTTTACTCCTCGCTCTTCAATCTCTACTGTGGATGCCTCAATCTGAACTGTTCGCTCTATCTTCTCTATAAGCAGAAGAACAAAACATATCAGTGTACTGACATCTTACTTAGTTATTCAAATTAAGTTAATTTGATTTAAAGCTGCTAAAAGGAGTTTGGGATTTTTGCTGACATTGCATTtcctgtggacaaaagcggtGATGTTTCACACAAGAACAACTTCACTTTGCATAAGCATTGCCAGTTGTCACAAAGATCAACATTCACCCTCTGGTAGcgcttcaatttttttttttaagagtaaGAGATGTAGTGATGTTTTGGAAAAATAAGCgtttgcaagatatacagcaGGTTTTGCAGGAAATCCGTGCTGGAGAAAAGGATTTAGAATCATTATCTAGCGAACAACAATATCTAATCTTCCCACTCACGGTTTCATTTGTTTATATCAGTCACATACAAGcatcaaaattaaattgagacCGACAAATAATTTGTGAAAAATGCCTCAGCAGCTTCAAGTTTACAAGACATCATTCACTAATCGAGCTAcagttatagctcgattaggccatgtaattggactattgttgttgtcccagtatacaagaaccgggggagaatcgatttattgacgcaagtatgtccgaccccggtacagtaggtggtGATATGCCCCCTTTTAGCTGGTTACGATTGGACTTTTTTCCAGTTGACCTTTTGCATCACATACCAAGCAAGCAACAAACAAATTAGCAAGCGGCAGGCAGGTTCCATgttgagcagtggaaacatggacAACTTTCATACATTTCATACATACACTGCGCTTTACTTTTGATACTGTTGAAACtatgctgttcgacttccgggtgaaagaccgccgcaggaactatggatcatgcacagaacgcctaggccagttcggaaCCGATTGAAGTGTATACATGCTATTTTatattttaaaatacatgtaaatcaATCCCCGACCGCATTATCTAGGTGCGTTAGTCAGACTTCGAGAAATTGGATGTAGTACAATTTCAGTCGGACGAATGTGTTTACATGtactttaaaagtccagttttagtcagactaacacaataaatccactttttctacatcatgtaaacgtactgactgtGGTGGAGGTCGAGTTAGGAGTTGCTCATCTGAACAACGAGGAACACCTATAGACCTTTTCACAGCAGCTATTTTGATATGAAGTAGTAGGGTAAACACAGGTGTTACCAATGATACTGATTAAGGTTCCGTTCCATTCAGATAAAATAGGGTGCTGCTATTGTGCATGTTGGCTCACTGGAAAAGCTCTGCTACACTACA is a genomic window of Lampris incognitus isolate fLamInc1 chromosome 14, fLamInc1.hap2, whole genome shotgun sequence containing:
- the septin2 gene encoding septin-2 is translated as MSQADKMKQGQFTNPETPGYVGFANLPNQVHRKSVKKGFEFTLMVVGESGLGKSTLINSLFLTDLYPERVIPGAAEKIERTVQIEASTVEIEERGVKLRLTVVDTPGYGDAINSQDCFSTIISYIDDQFERYLHDESGLNRRHIVDNRVHCCFYFISPLGHGLKPLDVQFMKAIHNKVNVVPVIAKADTLTLRERERLKRRILDEIDEHGIKIYHLPDAESDEDEDFKEQTRILKASIPFAVVGSNQQIEAKGKKVRGRLYPWGVVEVENPEHNDFLKLRTMLITHMQDLQEVTQDLHYENFRSERLKRGGRKGPEPEEMDKDMILQEKEAELRRMQEMIAKMQAQMQKQGDGEGDV